From a region of the Candidatus Azobacteroides pseudotrichonymphae genomovar. CFP2 genome:
- a CDS encoding FtsK/SpoIIIE family DNA translocase, whose amino-acid sequence MQKKSTITKTNTNSKFSTIRVFFQSSTTHYFVGLIILIIVVYTSISIFSFFFTSNTDQSKIEGLSLFQFKNIEAEEIANWAGLRGAILSSILMNEGFGLSTFFLLLFTVFVALRLMKVYYVRLIRNFILCSLLTIWLSITLTFFFGKFFQETALYIGGKHGFIVSNILVYNFGTSGTLLIIVLLFIISIAIVNIEIIYFLITPKQKNKNKIGFSKEKKIENASHIPPFQTEENFSNGIEHFEVVKPKEEETIISEIKEKNRGFSKKINKDNLEKVREYDPTLGLPNYLCPPINLLKECGISELQIDMEEQKTNKNKILSTLDSFGIKIAMIKATVGPTVTLYEIQPEAGIRISKIKNLEDDIALRLSALGIRIIAPIPGKGTIGIEVPNRESQTVSMKSVITSKKFQETKLDLPIALGKTITNETFVFDLCKMPHLLVAGATGQGKSVGLNAIITSLLYKKHPAQLKFVLIDPKKVEFNIYSEIEKHFLAKLPNEEDPVITNVTKVVQTLNSLTKEVDERYNLLKKANVRNMKEYNEKFVNRQLNPQKKHRYMPYFVVIIDEFGDLIMTAGREIELPIARIAQLARAVGIHMIIATQRPDTSIITGIIKANFPARIAFRVSAMVDSRTILDTSGANHLVGKGDLLFSQGNDLTRIQCAFVDTSEVEKITEYISNQQGYPNAEILPEYTSEDNIEKRDTTNLSNRDPLFNKAARLMVTHQQGSTSLIQRKFEIGYNRAGRLMDQLEDAGIVGSAQGSKAREVLISDEYHLDKILELE is encoded by the coding sequence ATGCAAAAGAAATCCACAATAACAAAAACGAATACTAACTCCAAATTTTCAACAATCAGAGTATTTTTCCAAAGTAGTACCACACATTATTTTGTAGGATTAATTATTTTAATAATTGTAGTTTATACTAGTATTTCAATATTTTCATTCTTTTTCACTAGTAATACTGACCAAAGTAAGATAGAAGGACTTTCCTTGTTTCAATTCAAAAATATAGAAGCAGAAGAAATTGCAAATTGGGCAGGTTTACGGGGTGCTATTTTAAGTAGCATTTTGATGAACGAAGGGTTTGGTCTATCAACGTTTTTTCTATTACTATTTACTGTTTTCGTAGCTCTGCGACTAATGAAAGTGTACTATGTACGTTTAATTCGTAATTTTATCCTATGTTCCTTATTAACTATCTGGTTATCTATAACACTTACTTTTTTCTTTGGAAAATTCTTTCAAGAAACAGCTCTATACATAGGAGGGAAACATGGATTTATCGTTTCCAATATTTTAGTCTATAATTTTGGCACATCTGGGACTCTCTTAATTATAGTTTTGCTATTCATTATTTCTATAGCAATTGTCAACATAGAAATCATTTATTTTCTAATAACCCCTAAACAAAAAAACAAGAATAAGATAGGTTTTTCAAAAGAAAAGAAAATAGAAAATGCTTCACATATTCCACCGTTTCAAACAGAAGAAAACTTTTCGAACGGAATAGAACATTTCGAAGTAGTTAAGCCAAAAGAAGAAGAGACCATTATTTCTGAAATAAAAGAAAAAAACAGGGGATTCTCCAAGAAAATAAATAAAGATAACTTGGAAAAAGTAAGAGAATATGATCCAACTTTAGGATTGCCTAACTACCTCTGTCCTCCAATAAATTTATTGAAGGAATGCGGTATTTCCGAATTACAAATTGACATGGAAGAGCAAAAAACTAATAAAAACAAAATTCTCTCCACACTTGATAGTTTTGGTATAAAAATAGCTATGATAAAGGCTACTGTAGGACCAACTGTTACTCTATATGAAATTCAACCTGAAGCAGGAATCCGTATTTCAAAAATAAAAAACTTAGAAGATGATATTGCATTAAGATTATCAGCTTTGGGAATTCGTATTATTGCTCCCATACCAGGGAAAGGAACAATAGGCATAGAAGTGCCTAATCGTGAATCACAAACTGTTTCCATGAAATCGGTCATTACATCCAAGAAGTTCCAAGAAACTAAGTTAGATTTGCCTATCGCTTTGGGTAAAACGATTACCAACGAAACTTTTGTTTTTGACCTCTGTAAAATGCCTCACTTACTCGTAGCCGGAGCTACAGGACAAGGAAAATCTGTTGGATTGAATGCTATTATAACTTCATTACTTTATAAAAAACATCCAGCTCAATTAAAATTTGTTCTGATCGATCCTAAAAAAGTAGAGTTTAATATTTATTCTGAAATAGAAAAACATTTCCTTGCCAAACTACCAAATGAAGAAGATCCTGTTATTACAAATGTCACCAAAGTTGTTCAAACACTTAATTCTTTAACTAAAGAGGTGGATGAACGTTATAATCTATTGAAAAAAGCAAATGTTCGTAACATGAAGGAATACAATGAAAAATTTGTAAATCGTCAGCTTAACCCACAAAAAAAACACCGATATATGCCCTATTTCGTAGTGATTATAGACGAATTTGGTGACTTAATCATGACGGCCGGGAGAGAAATAGAATTACCTATTGCCCGTATAGCTCAATTGGCACGTGCTGTAGGGATACACATGATTATCGCAACTCAACGGCCTGACACAAGTATTATTACAGGAATTATCAAAGCGAATTTTCCTGCTCGCATAGCATTTCGTGTTTCAGCAATGGTGGATTCTCGTACTATTCTCGACACCTCAGGAGCTAATCATTTGGTTGGAAAGGGCGATTTGTTATTTTCGCAAGGCAATGATTTAACTCGTATCCAATGTGCTTTTGTAGATACTTCAGAAGTAGAAAAAATAACTGAATACATTAGTAATCAACAAGGATATCCTAATGCTGAAATATTACCTGAATATACCAGTGAAGACAATATTGAAAAACGCGATACGACAAATTTATCTAATCGAGACCCTCTGTTTAACAAAGCAGCCAGATTAATGGTTACTCATCAACAGGGTTCTACTTCTCTTATTCAACGTAAATTCGAAATTGGATACAACCGTGCTGGACGATTAATGGATCAATTAGAAGATGCAGGCATTGTAGGATCGGCACAAGGAAGTAAAGCACGTGAAGTACTGATCAGTGATGAATATCACTTAGATAAAATTTTAGAATTAGAATAA